From the genome of Brucella pseudogrignonensis, one region includes:
- a CDS encoding nitrous oxide reductase family maturation protein NosD, translating to MIIPRLYLSFSFTIVLTTLFCNAALAKQIDVAEGENVQAAIEKAEPGDVVRLATGTHKGSLVIDRAIELTGEPGAVVDGLGTGNVILVEAPDAIVRGLEIRGSGENMPELNAGIFVARTATGALVEDNRLIENLYGIYLHGAVDSIARKNEVIGRRNVRMTQTGSGISIWNAPGAKVIGNTIRYGRDGIYTNASKNNVFQNNLMENVRFAVHYMYTDRSEVIGNISRNNSVGFAIMYTNRLKVMNNISDGDRDHGLLLNYANSSVVSGNQVIGRMQPIDRWLDAGVQKGEHGLPTEKQQAATAGETMRLGPEKCVFIYNANKNKFTDNSFENCSIGIHFTAGSEGNTMTGNAFINNRNQVKYVGTRNLDWSHEGRGNYWSDNAGFDLNSDGIADNPYRPNDLIDRVLWTSPQAKILINSPAVQTIRWAQTQFPALLPGGVVDSHPLMKPPFIEANGSAEGNHND from the coding sequence ATGATAATCCCCCGTCTGTATCTCTCATTCAGTTTTACCATCGTTCTGACAACGCTCTTTTGCAACGCTGCACTGGCGAAGCAAATCGATGTTGCTGAAGGCGAAAATGTACAGGCGGCCATTGAGAAGGCCGAGCCGGGCGATGTCGTCCGGCTTGCCACTGGCACACACAAGGGTTCGCTGGTCATTGACCGCGCAATAGAGCTTACCGGTGAACCGGGTGCTGTTGTAGACGGGCTGGGAACAGGCAATGTCATTCTCGTTGAAGCTCCTGATGCAATTGTGCGCGGGCTTGAAATACGCGGCTCAGGCGAAAACATGCCTGAACTCAATGCAGGCATTTTTGTCGCCCGAACCGCAACGGGTGCGTTGGTTGAAGACAACCGGCTAATTGAAAATCTATATGGAATATATTTGCACGGCGCCGTCGATTCCATCGCGCGAAAGAATGAGGTTATCGGTCGGCGCAATGTGCGCATGACACAAACCGGCAGCGGGATTTCGATCTGGAATGCGCCGGGAGCCAAGGTCATCGGCAATACTATTCGCTATGGCCGTGATGGTATTTATACAAATGCCAGCAAAAATAACGTCTTTCAGAATAATCTCATGGAAAACGTGCGGTTTGCTGTTCACTACATGTATACCGACCGCAGTGAAGTGATTGGCAATATTTCGCGAAATAATTCGGTTGGCTTTGCGATCATGTACACCAATCGTCTCAAGGTGATGAATAACATCTCAGACGGTGATCGCGATCACGGATTGCTGCTCAATTATGCCAATAGTTCAGTAGTTTCTGGCAATCAGGTGATTGGACGCATGCAACCCATTGATCGCTGGCTCGATGCGGGTGTGCAAAAAGGCGAACACGGTCTTCCTACCGAAAAGCAGCAAGCAGCGACGGCAGGCGAAACCATGCGCCTTGGGCCAGAAAAATGCGTCTTTATTTATAATGCGAACAAGAACAAGTTCACCGACAACAGTTTTGAAAATTGCAGCATAGGCATTCACTTCACCGCTGGTTCTGAAGGTAATACCATGACTGGCAATGCTTTCATCAACAACCGCAATCAGGTCAAATATGTCGGCACACGTAACCTCGACTGGTCACATGAAGGGCGTGGCAATTACTGGAGTGACAATGCCGGCTTCGATCTTAACAGTGATGGCATAGCCGATAATCCCTACCGCCCGAATGATTTGATCGACCGGGTGTTGTGGACCTCACCGCAAGCCAAAATTCTGATCAACAGCCCTGCCGTGCAGACAATCCGCTGGGCA